Proteins encoded by one window of uncultured Celeribacter sp.:
- a CDS encoding GGDEF domain-containing protein has translation MTVLPASMGQRVSAYGPALFLLYAQSVLALSALTIALIIGLTEIVGHVPAMFLSKGNGPHPLSVLSVSLFSFAILRRSPFKVQTWWRRGLFGLVLMICLVRLAEIFLLNTTPLSDLAMALYRDVPVVGIAMGANTALALGLFSLGALMRRWASTTAFVVTVLGLVPVSHAMFSYFFDMPGGYGAMSPPTLVLLSLVGLSQLFVFFRTPLLRPFLSETTWGRMARRQVAAATVSVFFLGTVFHGNDDTGMSGALLAAVFWLSLVILLAAGPIFERIEHERRSLSQEMHQQARRDPLTGLLNRHAVLAYIDSHTSVVGSMETVGVLLADVDHFKRVNDTVGHMIGDAVLRELGTKLQSKLRPSDLVARWGGEEFLILLPGATLEQTMNMAQVLRAAVASAVHWEKEGHTEAVTLSIGVSIYNADGTETLEKAIQKADTALYTAKSQGRNRVLCHEASGSAAEAKVSEVYRPKASALH, from the coding sequence GTGACAGTGTTGCCCGCCAGCATGGGACAGCGCGTATCGGCCTATGGTCCCGCGCTTTTTCTTTTGTATGCCCAATCCGTGCTGGCTTTGTCTGCGTTAACGATTGCGCTTATCATCGGCCTGACGGAAATCGTTGGCCACGTGCCTGCGATGTTCCTCTCCAAAGGCAACGGTCCGCATCCGCTGAGCGTGCTTTCCGTGAGCCTCTTTAGCTTTGCCATCCTCCGGCGCAGCCCGTTCAAGGTTCAGACCTGGTGGCGGCGCGGACTTTTTGGCCTTGTTTTGATGATCTGTCTTGTACGATTGGCGGAAATCTTCCTGCTGAACACGACGCCTCTGTCGGATCTCGCGATGGCGCTCTACCGCGATGTTCCCGTGGTTGGCATCGCAATGGGGGCCAATACCGCGTTGGCCTTGGGCCTGTTCAGCCTTGGTGCCTTGATGCGGAGATGGGCCTCGACGACAGCCTTCGTGGTGACGGTTCTGGGGCTTGTCCCCGTCAGCCACGCGATGTTTTCCTATTTTTTCGATATGCCGGGCGGTTACGGTGCCATGTCGCCTCCGACCCTTGTTTTGCTGAGCCTCGTGGGGCTCTCTCAGCTTTTCGTCTTTTTTCGGACCCCGCTTTTACGCCCCTTCCTGAGCGAAACGACTTGGGGCCGTATGGCACGCCGTCAGGTGGCGGCGGCGACCGTGAGTGTCTTTTTTCTTGGCACGGTGTTTCACGGCAATGATGATACGGGCATGTCGGGCGCGCTTTTGGCCGCTGTCTTTTGGCTGTCTTTGGTGATCCTCTTGGCCGCGGGCCCGATCTTTGAGCGGATTGAACACGAACGGCGCAGTTTGTCACAGGAAATGCATCAACAGGCACGCCGAGACCCTTTGACGGGGTTGTTGAACCGCCATGCCGTGCTTGCCTATATCGACAGCCACACGAGTGTGGTGGGAAGCATGGAAACCGTCGGGGTACTCTTGGCGGATGTCGACCATTTCAAGCGGGTGAATGATACGGTTGGCCATATGATCGGTGATGCAGTGCTCCGCGAGCTTGGGACAAAACTGCAAAGCAAGCTGCGTCCTTCTGATCTTGTGGCGCGCTGGGGCGGCGAGGAATTTCTCATCTTGCTGCCGGGGGCCACGCTTGAGCAGACCATGAATATGGCGCAGGTGCTGCGAGCAGCTGTGGCCTCCGCTGTGCATTGGGAAAAAGAGGGTCACACGGAAGCGGTGACCCTGTCGATCGGAGTGTCCATCTACAATGCTGATGGCACGGAAACCCTGGAAAAAGCGATCCAAAAGGCAGACACAGCACTATACACAGCCAAGTCACAAGGCCGCAACAGGGTGTTGTGCCACGAGGCATCGGGAAGCGCAGCGGAGGCGAAAGTGAGTGAGGTGTACCGTCCAAAGGCGTCGGCGTTGCACTAA
- a CDS encoding 2'-deoxycytidine 5'-triphosphate deaminase, giving the protein MGVELGVLADHAIREMLTRGEITATPEVIDAQVQPASLDLRLGTRAWRVRASFLAGAGRSVKERLEEFEMHQIDLSEGAVLEKGCVYVVPLMESLSLPEGIQAVANAKSSTGRLDLLTRLITDEGVEFDRIAPGYDGPLYAEICPRSFSVLVRPGMRLNQVRFRAGQAQLSDAELTALHQDSPLVDGPAVIDQGLGFSVDLEPAEGDLVGYRAKPHTGVIDLDNIGYYDPAEYWEPIFSKTGQIILDPGAFYILVSREAVHIPPDYAAEMAPYLAMVGEFRVHYAGFFDPGFGNVDAGGAGARGVLEVRCHEAPFVLEHGQIVGRLVYERMQSRPDRLYGADLASNYQGQGLKLSKHFNS; this is encoded by the coding sequence ATGGGTGTAGAGCTGGGTGTATTGGCGGATCATGCCATTCGCGAGATGCTGACGCGCGGCGAGATTACCGCCACCCCCGAGGTGATCGACGCACAAGTCCAACCCGCCTCTTTGGACCTTCGTCTCGGCACACGCGCCTGGCGGGTGCGGGCCTCGTTTCTTGCGGGGGCTGGCCGGAGCGTCAAAGAGCGCCTCGAAGAATTCGAAATGCATCAGATTGATCTGTCCGAGGGGGCCGTCCTGGAAAAAGGCTGCGTCTATGTCGTGCCTTTGATGGAAAGCCTGTCGCTGCCGGAGGGGATTCAGGCCGTCGCCAATGCCAAAAGCTCGACCGGGCGGCTGGATTTGTTGACCCGTTTGATCACCGACGAGGGTGTGGAATTCGACCGTATCGCGCCGGGGTATGATGGCCCGCTTTATGCCGAGATTTGCCCCCGCTCCTTTTCGGTGCTGGTGCGTCCGGGGATGCGGCTCAATCAGGTGCGTTTCCGTGCCGGTCAGGCGCAGTTGAGCGACGCGGAGCTCACCGCGCTTCATCAAGACAGCCCGCTCGTGGACGGTCCCGCCGTGATTGACCAAGGTCTTGGGTTTTCCGTCGATCTTGAACCCGCGGAGGGCGATCTTGTCGGCTACCGGGCCAAGCCGCACACGGGCGTGATTGATTTGGACAACATCGGGTATTACGACCCGGCAGAATATTGGGAGCCGATCTTTTCAAAGACCGGTCAGATCATTCTCGATCCCGGCGCTTTCTATATTCTCGTGAGCCGCGAGGCCGTACATATCCCGCCGGATTACGCCGCCGAAATGGCGCCCTACCTTGCGATGGTGGGCGAATTCCGGGTGCATTACGCGGGCTTTTTCGATCCGGGGTTCGGCAATGTGGACGCGGGCGGCGCAGGCGCGCGCGGTGTGTTGGAAGTGCGCTGTCACGAAGCCCCCTTTGTCTTGGAGCACGGGCAAATCGTGGGCCGCCTGGTCTATGAGCGGATGCAAAGCCGACCGGATCGGCTCTACGGCGCTGATCTGGCGTCGAATTATCAGGGCCAGGGCCTGAAGCTGTCGAAACATTTCAACAGCTAG